Genomic window (Desulforapulum autotrophicum HRM2):
GAGCCGTTTAGCAATGTCCTCCTTCCCGGCAGCTTTAGTTGATCTCAACCGTCTTTCAATAGTGAGATAAATCCAAGGCACAAGAAGAAAGTAACGGGCACGTGTCTGGATTGTGGAAGTCCCGGGGAAAAGCAGATCTGCATAAGCGTCTCTGACAGTGCCGATACCTAGTTCATCCCGCGTATCACGGTCTCCCAATGCATTGACCAGGTCAAGGACTTTATTACGTTCAGATTCTGAATAGTCCAGCCAGGAAAAGTATGACATATTTGTATCTCAATATTTTTGTTAATGTGTATTTGTTCAATCAAAAGGCCTTAACCAAGGTCTTTCGCGCCCGTTTTCTTGACGGGTTGAACAAAGAAAACTTGTCGGTCCCAAGAGGAGTTCGCCCGGAATGGGTTGTCGATTGTACCCGGGGGCTTTCTCTATATATAAGTCATGTATCAAGCCAAACTGGTTTAAGCATATGAAATAATATATTGATTTTACGACATATATGCCATAATATGTGTAATTATTTGTTAGTCACTATATAAACCAAAATACAAGTATGAGTTATCCTATGCCGCTGTCAATCAAAGAGTATCTGAAACGAGGCCCTTCAACATCCAAAGAAATCCAGGCTGCAACCGGCCTGAGTCAGAGTTCAGTTGCACGCAGACTCAGGGAGCTGGGCGACAATATTGCACATATTCAAGATGGAAGATCAATCAGGTATGCAGCGACCTGCAATGCATTTGGCGTGAATAATAAAATACCATTAGGTCTGGTGGACCACCTCGGTAAAATCAGTGTGGTGGCATACCTTCGCCCGTTAATCCACGGTGGTTATCTTCTGCAACCCGTAACAAATATTTCTCCTCTACTGCTGGGTGAGAGTGGAAACGGGTTGTACGATGATTTGCCATATTTTCTTTACGATTTAAGACCCCAGGGGTTTTTAGGTAGACAGATCTCACGTAAAATGGCAACACACCTCGAAGCGTTTCCCTCTGATCCAAGGCAATGGACCAATACCCATATCGGGAAATATCTGATATCCAATGGCGATGACCTGCCCGGGAATTTTATCCTTGGAGAACAGTCCATCTTGCGTTTGACCCGCCGGCCTTATGGGGTAACTGAAAAATTATATCCAAAGTTGGCAGAGGATGTCCTGAAAGGGGAAGTTCCGGGGTCATCCGCTGGGGGAGAACAGCCTAAGTTTACCGCGTTCAGCAGCCTTTACGAGTCCCATGTTATTGTTAAATTTTCCCCCAAGGATGACACCGATATTGCAAAGAGATGGCGTGATATTTTGATAACCGAATATCATGCAGCGCAAATCATCAATGATAATATATGTCCTGCTGCCCAGACCAGATTCCTCGAAGCAGAAGGACGTCTGTTCCTCGAAACACAAAGATTTGACCGTTTGGGAGTATCCGGTAGATACTCAATGATTTCATTGCAGGTAATTGATAACGAATTTACTGGCCTCGGCCATAACTGGGTCCGCGTGATGGGTGCATTGAAAGAGCGGGGGATAGTACGTGATCAGGATGTTCATGTTGCCGGGCAACTATTGTATTTCGGGCAACTAATTCACAATACGGACATGCATTTGGGGAACCTCAGCTTATTCGTAGACGGGGAAATGTTTAAACTATTACCCTGTTATGATATGTGTTCCATGGGCTTTGCCCCAAAAAGTGTCGGCGAGGTTGGGCCATTCTTTTTTGATACCTCGGAAATTTCTGATCCGGAGCTCAATAAAAACGACATCACCCGCTTACGGCGATTGGCATATGCCTTCTGGGAAAACGTCCTAGGAGATGAACACATCTCTAGTGAGTTCAGGGCCTTTTTGAGCAGAGGGAATCCAGTGGCTTCCCTTCTGGTAGATTAAGAATAAAAACTGCCATTGAGTGAACGTTTGAACTGACGGGCCACGCCAAAAAAACTCGAAAGAGGCGGCTGAGTTGCTCGCGGTCCCGTCCAGTGATTGTTATGTTTTTTTACTCTCATGTATTTTACTTCCAGAGGCTACAAATACGCCACCACGATTGAATGATGAATCAACCTGAAAATCAGCAACTCTTGTTTCTATGTGCTGCCCAATTGGCCTATTAACTTCGCCTTTCCCAATCCACCTAACAAAATTACCTCTCACAATATACCAGTCCATAATGGCAATACGCCCATTTGTCGATAGCATTGATACTAAAATATCAATAACCTCTTTCCATTGTGGAAAACCAGACAAACCAAGATCACACAATATTGCATCGAAGCCCTTAAGGCTATTCTCTTCCAGAAACTCATTTACTAAACTGGATCCTAAATTTGTTACGTCTTGGTTCAATAACTTGATGTTGTCCCATTGGCTTTGGTCTATTTTGTTTTGTGCTTTGCCTAACATGCCCCGTGAAATATCAACACCAACGATTAATCCACTATTTCTAAGATATTGTTGGAAGTATTCAAAGTTCTGGCCGGTACCTACCGGCACATTTAAAACTGATTTCTCTTTGTTGAGTCGTAGTTCTTTAATAGCCTGCGACCTTGCTTTGTGATAATACTTTTTCGGAGAGAATACATCGTACATTCTCGAGAATTTGTCGTACTATGCAGTGACCTTATTCTGTTTT
Coding sequences:
- the yjjJ gene encoding type II toxin-antitoxin system HipA family toxin YjjJ — translated: MSYPMPLSIKEYLKRGPSTSKEIQAATGLSQSSVARRLRELGDNIAHIQDGRSIRYAATCNAFGVNNKIPLGLVDHLGKISVVAYLRPLIHGGYLLQPVTNISPLLLGESGNGLYDDLPYFLYDLRPQGFLGRQISRKMATHLEAFPSDPRQWTNTHIGKYLISNGDDLPGNFILGEQSILRLTRRPYGVTEKLYPKLAEDVLKGEVPGSSAGGEQPKFTAFSSLYESHVIVKFSPKDDTDIAKRWRDILITEYHAAQIINDNICPAAQTRFLEAEGRLFLETQRFDRLGVSGRYSMISLQVIDNEFTGLGHNWVRVMGALKERGIVRDQDVHVAGQLLYFGQLIHNTDMHLGNLSLFVDGEMFKLLPCYDMCSMGFAPKSVGEVGPFFFDTSEISDPELNKNDITRLRRLAYAFWENVLGDEHISSEFRAFLSRGNPVASLLVD